ACTCAACTCCGGCAGCGACGCCGATGCGGCCATGAAGTGGGGCCCAAAGCTATTCAAGGACTACCGGCTCTACGTCGCCGCCGAGGCGGACGATGACCTGGCTTATCGCTTGACTCACATCGGCGAAGACAACATATCATGGGCTCGGATTACAGCCACCAGGGTCAATCCAAAGAAGATGGAATGGTGGGTGTGATCGGCGCAAGAAAAGCATAGCGCCGGCGGTGATCGAAAAAATTCTCTGCGACAACCCGCGTCGCTTCTACGGACTGTAGCGAGGGAACTGGCTTGCACTTCGGTGGGTTGGGCGCGCACGCGGCTACGGGAGAAAAGTCGGCGCAAGACAGTACGCTGAGCCGAGCGTTGGTGGAGATTGAAGAGCAGATGTCAAAAGTAAAGTTTTGACACCGAACACTCATTGTCCCATCGGCCATGGATCGACAACAACATCGCACCCTAGAGCTGCCGCCAGAGCAGGCCGCGATTCGCGCAAACTGTTTTCATCCTATCGGAACGGCCAGCGATTTTGGCCGAGACCATGTTGAGCAGTCGTTGGCCCAAAGATTCGAGCGTATGGCGCGGCTCCATCCACTGCGGCTTGCGGCGAAAACCGACCAGCGAAGCCTAACCTATGAAGAGCTTAACGTGAACGCTAATCGCATTGCGTGGGCTATTCTCGATCGCTGCAGCGGCGATGCGGAGCCGGTGGTTATCTTGTTTGACCATGATTGCGACATGCTCGCGGCGATCTTGGGGGTATTGAAGGCCGGAAATATCTACGTTCCCCTGGACAGCTCCTATCCGGAGGCGCGTCTTGGCTTCATGCTGGAGGATAGTCACGCTCGCTTGATTGTCACGAACCAAGCCAATCTCGCTCAGGCTCACAGCCTTACCAAAGATGCGCGCATGGTAATGAACGTCGATGAGTTAGCAGGGAGTCTGCCGGATAGAAACCCCGGATGCATGGTCGGGCCGGATGCGTCGGCGCTGATCATGTACACTTCCGGCTCCACGGGTCAGCCAAAAGGAGTCGTGCAGAACCATCGGAACTTACTGCACCGGATATTCGCGTACACACGCGACGTGCATATCTGCGCGCAAGACCGGCTCTCGCTTCTTAGTTATTGCAGCTCCAATATGTCGCTGAGAGATATCTTTGGCGCCTTGCTCAACGGTGCCTGTCTCTGTCCCTTCGACGTTGGTCACCAAGGCGTAGGGCGGCTCGCACAGTGGCTCCTTCGACAGGGGATCACGATCTACTTTTCGACCCCGTCGGTTTTCCAACAGTTACCGGATGTCCTGAGCGGCAATGAGGCCTTTCCGAACTTGCGGGTTATCCATCTAGGAGGTGAGGCTGTTGGGCGGAAAAATCTGGAGATATTCCAGAAGTACTTCACCCGGCAATGCATCATGCTGAACTCTCTTGGCTCGGCGGAATGCGGCACGGTGCGAGAACATTTTTTCGACCGCCACAGCGTCATCACGGACAACACTCTGCCCGTCGGCTATGCAGTCGATGACAAAGAGATTCTCCTCCTGGACGAAGGAGGGAAGTATCTGGAGTCCGACCAAGTGGGTCAGATCGCCGTGCGCAGCCGATATCTATTTCCGGGGTACTGGAGAAGGCCCGATCTCACCCAAGCTGTGTTTTTGCCCAATCCTGGCGGCGGTCAAGAACGAATATATCTGACCGGCGATTGCGGTCGCTTGCGGGCCGATGGGTGCCTGGTCTACGGCGGACGCAAGGATTTCATGGTGAAGGTAAGAGGCCATAGGGTGGAAATCCAGGAGATCGAATCTCTGCTGGCGAGCCTCCCCATGATCAAAGACGCGGCTGTTCTGGCGCGTGAGGAAGATGGCGAAACCAGCCATCTCACGGCTTACATCGTTCCGCTTGGTGGCGCGCCGCTGCAAGCGACAGAGCTGAGAAAGCTGCTGGGCGAGCAGCTTCCTTCATATATGGTTCCCACGGCTTTTGTAGTCGTCGACTTTCTGCCGCTCAGCCCCAGCGGGAAGGTGGACCGGCAAGCGCTGGCCTTGCGGCACGAAAAAAAGCGGATTCTCACCGCGGATTTCGTCGCGCCGAAGACCCCACTGAAGCAGATGCTTTCACGTATCTGGGCCGAAGTGCTGGGCCTAGATCGCGTCGGCATCAACGACAACTTCTACGAGCTCGGCGGCCACTCGCTCGCCGCGATGCAGATCATCAATCAGATTGACAAACAGCTCCAGATCGAAGTGCCGTTGCAATCCCTGCTCGGTGCGCCGACAATCGCCCAAATGGCAGGGATCATGAATGAAAATACCGCCAGAAAAATTGCCGCGTCGCAGTCGGAAAGGACCTTGGCGGAGTTGGAGTCCCTGCCTGATGAAACCGCAGAGCGGCTTATCGCTGGGTCCCATATAGACAGGCCGGAGCCGAAAAATTAGTTGTCGACCCGTCCCGGGGGTCGCATTTGATCCCGTTGCATCCGTCGCCACAGTGAATCAAAGCCAAAAGGGGTCGCGTCTACGTATAGCTCATAACGGAAACTGGCGGTCCTGGGAAAGCCCGAACGTACGCTCACGTGGCCGGTACCTGGATCGGACGCAGCATGCTTGCCGTGTTCAGGTGTGTTCCGCTTCTGGTCCAGGCAAGTTTCTGACCGCTGTATTGCTTGCGTGCGCCAACGGTAAATGACAGCCACGCTCCGTTGCTAGCGATCTAAGGCATGGTAAGTGAGCGACCGCGTAACGCGATCCGAAATTACGACGTGAAATTTGCATTCGAGTGCCCGATGAACTGGAAAGATCTTGATCGTACGGGCGAAAATCGGGTCCGGCACTGTCGAGTTTGCGCGCAGCGAGTATTTCTCTGCCGTACTGTCAGCGAAGCGCTGGGCATGCAAAGGTTGGCCATTGTGTGGCGCTACCAGGGCAAGATGGTAGCGCGGCTCGCTTTACAATGCTATTGGGTCGGCCGGCGCCGCTAACCCCTGAACAAAAGGTGTTGGTAAAGGCGCAAAAAGCCGATCAAGCTGTAACAAAAAAGATTCGCGCCGCGACCGAGCGCCAACCGCAATCGAGCCCGTAACAACTTATTGAGAAGCTTATGGGAGCTCCCGCTCCGCAATCCTTGTAGCGATGGATTTGCCAAAAGCGTTCCGGGAAACGTTCCGGTTTCTTGGGGATTTGCGGGGTAAAACGTGGGATTTTGCGGGATCGCGCTGATCGCAAAAAAGTCCACATTCATTCTATTTCTCAACAACTTCAGCGGTTTTCGTCGCCTCCGTCGTTTTCGCTCGAAGAAGTTCGAGTCCAGGTGGGCCCACCAACTTTCCTCGCTGCACTTTTTGGATCCCTTTCGAGTTCGATTGTCAAAAGATCGGTGCTATCGGCAACGGCCGTCAGAAGATGTAAACTGTCTTTATGGCGGCCGACCTCGCAAGAAAGTCAGCACCGAGCAGCCCGGTTATTTTGGTCACCGACGGCGGCTCTGGCATCGGCTTCGGTATTGCGCGCAAGTTTGCCGCCATGGGGTACGATGTCGCGATCGCCAGTGCTGACCGGGAACGCTGCAAACGAGTGCTCGTGAGCCTCGAGAAATACGAGTGCCGGCGGGCGCTGATCGCTGCCGATCTGCGCAACGAAAAACAAGTACAAACGCTGCTGCGCCGGACGATCGACCAGTTCGGTCGGCTCGATGTGCTCTGTAACAATGCCGACATTCGAAAGCTCGGGGCGATGGACAGAGTCTCAACATCCCTGTGGGACGAGGCGATGGCGGTCAATGTGCGCGGTGCCTACCTTTGTATGAAGTATGCGTTGCCCCATCTCAAGTTTAGCAAAGGCGCCATTGTCAACATCGCTTCCATTGCCGGTCTGGTCGGTTACGCCGAAGGGAGCGCTTACTGCTCATCGAAGGCGGCGTTGATCATGTTGAGTAAAACCACGGCGCGCGAACTGGCCCCTTATGGCATTCGCGTCAATTGCATTTGCCCCGGCGCCACTCACTCGCCGATGATAGCGGCGGACAAGATCAAAGAGCCGTTGCAAGAAATCCCGCTTGGCCGTGTCGTTGAACCGAACGACGTCGCGGAGTTGGCGTTGTTTCTCGCTTCCGATAAAGCGAGCCACATCACCGGTGGGGTTTACGTCATCGATGGCGGTGTTACGGCGGGAAGGGTGTAACCAAATCCGCCTCATCACTGTTGCCTCGCCGGATGCCAGTGAGCTTGTGCTAATACGAAAAAGCTTTACGCCCGGCCCTGCAGGCACGAGCGTAAGGCGGAAATGCTTACGCGGCCTGCACCAGCGGGCGGTAGTGGCCGCCTTTGGAGACCGGGGCGAGACCTTTGACGATTACTTTCCAGCTTTCGCCCAGGTCTTCGCTGCAGATCACTTCGCCGGCGGTGGTGGCGGCGTAGATCGAAGTTGCGCTACCTGCCTCTTCGAGGCAGAAGGCTTCAATGCTCGCCTGCAAGCGATCGGGCAGGCCGTTCTTCAAAATCTCCCAGGTTTTGCCGCCGTCTTGGCTGCGCGAAATTCTCGCGCCGGCGAAATGGGTAGTGCGCCAGGTGCCGGGGGCATCGTGAGCGGCGGTCATGAACATCAGCTTCGGATCGCTCGGGCGGAAAACGAAACCGTCGGGGTAGCCGCCGATGTCATCTTCTCTTCGTGTCCACTGTTCCCAGCGCGCACCGCGCTCTGGACCGGTGTACAGACCACGGCCGGTGACGGCGTAGAGAAAATTCGCATTGGTCGGGTGGATCATCAACCGATGCACGTCTTCGTAGAGGCTCGGGAACTCTTCCCAGTTCTCGCCGGCGTCGGTGCTGCGTAGGAGACCCCCGACTTCGATGGAGGCATAGATGGTCGTTGGATTGTTCGGATCGAAATTGATGTGCTTCACATGGCCGATGTGCGGCGGGGCCGGGAAGCTCCATTTCGACACGCTCGGCACCGAGCGCAGGTTGGGCAGCTCTTTCCAGTTCACGCCGAGGTCTTCGCTGACGAATAGATGGGCTGGCTCCGTGCCGGCGAAGACCCGCACTTTGCCGTTCATCCGTTTGGCATTCACCGAGTAGACGTTATTTTGCGTCATGCCGTTGTTGCGGGCTTCCCAGGTTTTGCCTTCGTCGGCGCTGACCAAGATGCCGCCTTGGAACACACCAGCGAAAATCAAACCGCTCTCCGGTTCTTTCATGATGGAACTGATGTGCTTGTCCGTCACCGCGCGATGAGCAATGCGCCACTCCGCTCCGCTGCGCTCGATGGTCGCCAAGCCTTGGGCCGTGCCGACGAGAATTTGGTTGGAAAGGGTGGGAGAAGAATAAATGGTCGTTCCGCCGTGGGATAGTCCGATTGCCATGAGTTTATCCTCCGTTTCTCTATTTCGTTACTGGTGCTCGCCGACCCCTTTCGGGCAGAAGAATCGCGAGCACTAGTTACGATCTCGGGTTGATTGTTGACCTCAAGTTGAATGCCTGTCAAGCCACGCTTCAGCGAATTTGCCGCCCTAATGGGTCGATCTGCGCGAAAACGCCGGTCTCTTTCAGCACACCGTCGAGAAAGCGGGTGTCGGTCCATTCGTTGACGTCGATGCGCGGCACTTTTTCAAAGCTCGCGGTTTGGTAGTAAAACTCCGCGGTCTTTCTGTAGATGTCTAAATTCAGCAGGCCGTTCACCGCCCAGGAGCTTTTGAAGGTTGTCCATAGATTCATTGCATCGCCGCGGTCGAGCTTGGTGCGCCGCTTGGTGATGGCGTTGACCCACGATTCCTGGTTGTCGGCGAAGTGGCGCGCGGTTTTGACGATGGCCGCCGTGAAACGGCGTAGCTGTTCGGGTTTTTCTTCGATCACTTTGGCCGTCGCGGCGTTGACTTTTTCCACTACGGTCGCGTTCTCGAAAAAAGTATTGTGATCGACCAGCACTCTCACACCCGACTCGCGCTGAATCGTGACCCAAGTGCCCACCGACATGGAAGTCGCATCGATCCGGCCGGCAACCAACGCTTGCGCGCGGGTCGATGGCACGCCCATGGCGATCACGGTGAGGCTGGCCGGGTTCACGCCCATGGCTTTGAGGGTTAACATCGATTGGGTGTGATCGACGCTGCCCAAGCGCGCCACGCCGAAGGTCTTGCCGGCCAAACCTTGCAGCGACTTGATCTCGTCGCGCGCGGCAATCAAGAAATAGAGCCGCGCGTCAGGAGAATGAATCGCGCGCATCGGCGCGCCTTTGGTCGCGCTGAGTCGTATGACTTCAGACGTCGAGACGTTACCGACATCGATATCGCCCGAGATCATCGCCGCAATCGCCAGCGGCGTGCCCTGAAACTCAATTAGCTCGATATCGAGACCTTCACGCTGATAGAAGCCCAAGTCCTTCGCAAGCCAAAGGACGGAATTGGGCAGCGGCGGGACCGGTGACGACCCCAGACCGACGCGCAGCTTGAGCGGTGCTTTCGCCTCGCCGGCGCTGAGCGGCGCTGCGTGTAACCCAAACCATAGTGCACTTAAGAGGAGCCATACTTTCATAACGAGATACCTTCTTGACCATTCTAGCGCGCCGCGCGCTTGGCTGGTGAAATTTTGTTGTTGTTCATCGGCGAGTCCTGGAGCAGCGGGTGCAGCGCGGTTTTGTCATTTCCAGGAGACAGTCGATTCAACAAGTCCTTTTCCATCATATCGAGATGCTGGAACATCGCACCTCTTGCTTCCGGCACGTCATGCTGTTCGATCGCTTGCAGGATTTGTTCATGCCAGCGCCGCGCCATCTCGTGGCGCCGCTCGCGCACCGCTTTGACTTCGGTGTCGTCAAACAGCTTCCAGAAAAACGGCAGGCGAAAGAAGATTTGGCCGCCGGAGTCGTAAATCTGCGCCAGTGCCGGATTGTGCGCCGCTTGCACAAGGGCGCCGTGGAATGCGCGATGAGGGCCCCGTGGCGTGAGGGAAGGGTCGAGGGCACGGCGCAGCGCTTTGATCTCCTTTGGCGTTGCCCGCGCGGCGGCCCAACCGGCAATTTGCACCTCGATGAGTTTACGAACTTCGTAGAGCTGCTTGATGTTCACTTGGGCCGCCAGGCCGGCAAGGTCGAGTCCCGGTTGTAAGATATTCTGAGAATCGGCGATGATCGTGCCGCGCCCTTTGCGGCCGATGACGCCGCGTGCGACCAGGGTCTTCAATGCTTCGCGGATGGTGGTGCGCCCGACGCCGAAAGAGACGCACAGGCTGCGCTCGGCAGGCAGGCGGTCGCCCGGGCGCAGTTTGCCCTTGGTGATTTGCTGCTGCAGGTCATTGGCGATCTTGTCGACGCGGCTGGTGTAAGCAATCATTGGTCTGACCAAATGTGTTCCTTGACAGTCTAGATGCTGCTGCGTTATAGCAAACCATGGGTTGTTTGGCCAGACCAATCGAGGCCAAACGAAAGGAAAACAAAAAAGTGAGTTCCAACGAAAAAATCGTCGTCTTCGGCCCGGCCTTGCCGATGAATCTGACGCCCATGTGGGTGGCGCACGACAAAGGCTTTTTCAAAGAAGAAGGTTTGGACGTCGACTTGCGCCCGGTGCAGGGCATACCCGATAGCCAACACCCGCGCCACGGCTGGCGCAAAAACGGCGAGATTGTTTTTCAGTCGCCCGGCGGCTCGCCGCCGTTTCGCTCGGTGTTGGAGAACCGCGATCACATCGACGGTGAGGTTAACGTGGTCTCGATCGCCAATCGCACCGCGCATGTGTTTGTCGCCAAGCCCTACGTCAAAGATGTTCAGGATTTGAAGGGCAGAAAGATCGCCGGCGACTTAAAGGGCGGTTCGAGCATGGATGCAAAGATGGTGATGCGCCACTTCGGTGTCGATCCGGAAAAAGACGTGACCTGGATCGATAGCCGCGGCAAACCGCCCAACACCGAGCGTTATCGCTTAGAATTGTTTGATCGCGGTGACGTGGACGCGGTCTGCTGCGATCCACCGCACTGGAATATCGCGGTGCAGATGGGCGGCCACGCGCTGAGCTCGTGCCGCGATTTTTTTGAAATTCCCGAGGCGGGGTTTTCGACTTCGCCGGCGGTCATCGCGGAAAAGCCATTCGTGGTCAAAGGCATGGTGCGCGCGCTGTTGCGCGGCGTCATGGTGGCGAAATACAGCAAGCAGGAAGCGCTGGATTCGATTTTGCGCCACAACCATTTCATCAATCGCGAATTGGCCAATCTGGCGTACGATGAGGTAAACAAGGAGTGGGGACCGGTGCTCAACCTGGATGCTTACCAGCGCAAGGTCGATTTTTACACCAAAGAATGGAATCTGCCGGTGAAGCCGGTGAGCGACTACTACAATTTCAAATATTTGAAAGAAGTGCTCGACGAGTTGGGCATGATCAATACCTGGGACCCGCGAATGGATTTTAAGAAATAAGCAGCCGGCAGTAGGCAAGTAGGGGCGACCGGCTGGTCACCCTGCGAATCGGTTGATGAAATCTGAGAGCGCATACGGAGCTGGTCGGGACCAGCTCCATCATTTTACCAAGCAGGAAAACGATGCGTTGACGCGCGTTGGTCCTGGCACGGTGATGGGGAATTTCTTTAGGCAATATTGGCTGCCTGTGACGCCGTCAGTGGATGTGCAAGCGCCAGGCGGACGGCCTTTGCGGGTGAAGCTGCTCGGTGAAGATTTGGTTTTGTTCCGTGCTAAAAATAACCAACTTGGTTTGATCGGTTCTTTCTGTCCGCATCGTCTGGCGCCGCTGTTTTATGGTCGCGTTGAAGACGAGGGACTGCGCTGCGCTTACCACGGCTGGAAGTTTGCGCCGGACGGTAAGTGCATGGAGATGCCGAACGTGCCGGCCGAGTCTTCGTTCTGCGACGATATCCATCATGCCGGGTATCCTTGCGTGGAACATGGCGGCGTAATTTGGGCCTACCTGGGGCGCGGCGGCTCGCAGCCCGAGCTGCCCGATTTGGAATTTCTCCGGGTCGGCGATGACGACCGGCAGTATCGCTTGTTCTACCAAGAATGCAATTATCTCCAGGTGCTCGAAGGCGGCATCGATCCCACCCATGTCATGTGGCTCCACTCACCCTACGATCTTGGTGATGAAGAGCTGACGGCGACGCAGCAACCGGATCAGCACCGCGTGGCGCAGCGCTCCGGTGCACGCACGCCGTTGGACGTGGCCATCGCCGACACCCCCGGCGGTTTCACCTACGGCGCCAAGCGGCCGGCGGGCGATGGCAAGAGCCTGTGGCGCATCAATCAGTTCATCATGCCTTTTTACACCATGCCGCCGGGTGGCGATCAGAAGCAGGCGCGGGCCTACATTCCCGTCGACGATGAGAGCTGCGTCAAGTGGCAGATCAAATGGTTTCCGAGCAAAGAGATTAAACAAGCGTCCAAGGAAACGCTGCGCGGCGGTTTCGCCGAGGAGGCGTATGATGCGCCGACCAATGCGGTGCCGTTCGGTCATATCCGAACGAAAGCGAAAAAAGCCAACGATTATTTGATGAACTGGGAGCTGCACCAGACGCGCCGTTTCGGCATCGCCGGGGTCAATTTGCAGGACGTTGCGGTCACTGAGAACGAAGGGCCAACGGCGATCCTCGATCGCACCAGGGAGAATCTTTGCGCCGGCGATATGACCGTGATTAAAGCGCGCCAAATGTTGTTGGACGCAGCGCAGGCTTGGCGCGAGCGCGGCGCCAATCCTCCGGGCGCCAAAGATCGCAGCGTCTACCGCGTGCGCGGCTGCGCCGTTGTCATTCCCGATGGTATCGATTGGGTCGAAGGCGCGCGCGCGACGGTTACTGTGCCGCCGGAATGAGTCTGTGCAACCATCGCCCCTGACGGTTTGCCACCTGACAATTCTCAGCATCCTGTGATAAGTTGCATTCGCTTAACGGAGGGTTTTTTGAAACGAATTGCCTGCGCGATATTGCTGGTTTGTGTTTGGACCGTTTCGGCGTTAGCCCAAGCTAACTTCTACGAAGACAAGACGATCCGCTTGGTGCTGGGTTTTTCCGCCGGCGGCATCAGCGATCTGTGGGG
This region of Deltaproteobacteria bacterium genomic DNA includes:
- a CDS encoding non-ribosomal peptide synthetase is translated as MDRQQHRTLELPPEQAAIRANCFHPIGTASDFGRDHVEQSLAQRFERMARLHPLRLAAKTDQRSLTYEELNVNANRIAWAILDRCSGDAEPVVILFDHDCDMLAAILGVLKAGNIYVPLDSSYPEARLGFMLEDSHARLIVTNQANLAQAHSLTKDARMVMNVDELAGSLPDRNPGCMVGPDASALIMYTSGSTGQPKGVVQNHRNLLHRIFAYTRDVHICAQDRLSLLSYCSSNMSLRDIFGALLNGACLCPFDVGHQGVGRLAQWLLRQGITIYFSTPSVFQQLPDVLSGNEAFPNLRVIHLGGEAVGRKNLEIFQKYFTRQCIMLNSLGSAECGTVREHFFDRHSVITDNTLPVGYAVDDKEILLLDEGGKYLESDQVGQIAVRSRYLFPGYWRRPDLTQAVFLPNPGGGQERIYLTGDCGRLRADGCLVYGGRKDFMVKVRGHRVEIQEIESLLASLPMIKDAAVLAREEDGETSHLTAYIVPLGGAPLQATELRKLLGEQLPSYMVPTAFVVVDFLPLSPSGKVDRQALALRHEKKRILTADFVAPKTPLKQMLSRIWAEVLGLDRVGINDNFYELGGHSLAAMQIINQIDKQLQIEVPLQSLLGAPTIAQMAGIMNENTARKIAASQSERTLAELESLPDETAERLIAGSHIDRPEPKN
- a CDS encoding SDR family oxidoreductase, translating into MAADLARKSAPSSPVILVTDGGSGIGFGIARKFAAMGYDVAIASADRERCKRVLVSLEKYECRRALIAADLRNEKQVQTLLRRTIDQFGRLDVLCNNADIRKLGAMDRVSTSLWDEAMAVNVRGAYLCMKYALPHLKFSKGAIVNIASIAGLVGYAEGSAYCSSKAALIMLSKTTARELAPYGIRVNCICPGATHSPMIAADKIKEPLQEIPLGRVVEPNDVAELALFLASDKASHITGGVYVIDGGVTAGRV
- a CDS encoding ABC transporter substrate-binding protein, whose protein sequence is MKVWLLLSALWFGLHAAPLSAGEAKAPLKLRVGLGSSPVPPLPNSVLWLAKDLGFYQREGLDIELIEFQGTPLAIAAMISGDIDVGNVSTSEVIRLSATKGAPMRAIHSPDARLYFLIAARDEIKSLQGLAGKTFGVARLGSVDHTQSMLTLKAMGVNPASLTVIAMGVPSTRAQALVAGRIDATSMSVGTWVTIQRESGVRVLVDHNTFFENATVVEKVNAATAKVIEEKPEQLRRFTAAIVKTARHFADNQESWVNAITKRRTKLDRGDAMNLWTTFKSSWAVNGLLNLDIYRKTAEFYYQTASFEKVPRIDVNEWTDTRFLDGVLKETGVFAQIDPLGRQIR
- a CDS encoding FadR family transcriptional regulator, whose amino-acid sequence is MVRPMIAYTSRVDKIANDLQQQITKGKLRPGDRLPAERSLCVSFGVGRTTIREALKTLVARGVIGRKGRGTIIADSQNILQPGLDLAGLAAQVNIKQLYEVRKLIEVQIAGWAAARATPKEIKALRRALDPSLTPRGPHRAFHGALVQAAHNPALAQIYDSGGQIFFRLPFFWKLFDDTEVKAVRERRHEMARRWHEQILQAIEQHDVPEARGAMFQHLDMMEKDLLNRLSPGNDKTALHPLLQDSPMNNNKISPAKRAAR
- a CDS encoding ABC transporter substrate-binding protein, with amino-acid sequence MGCLARPIEAKRKENKKVSSNEKIVVFGPALPMNLTPMWVAHDKGFFKEEGLDVDLRPVQGIPDSQHPRHGWRKNGEIVFQSPGGSPPFRSVLENRDHIDGEVNVVSIANRTAHVFVAKPYVKDVQDLKGRKIAGDLKGGSSMDAKMVMRHFGVDPEKDVTWIDSRGKPPNTERYRLELFDRGDVDAVCCDPPHWNIAVQMGGHALSSCRDFFEIPEAGFSTSPAVIAEKPFVVKGMVRALLRGVMVAKYSKQEALDSILRHNHFINRELANLAYDEVNKEWGPVLNLDAYQRKVDFYTKEWNLPVKPVSDYYNFKYLKEVLDELGMINTWDPRMDFKK
- a CDS encoding Rieske 2Fe-2S domain-containing protein; amino-acid sequence: MKSESAYGAGRDQLHHFTKQENDALTRVGPGTVMGNFFRQYWLPVTPSVDVQAPGGRPLRVKLLGEDLVLFRAKNNQLGLIGSFCPHRLAPLFYGRVEDEGLRCAYHGWKFAPDGKCMEMPNVPAESSFCDDIHHAGYPCVEHGGVIWAYLGRGGSQPELPDLEFLRVGDDDRQYRLFYQECNYLQVLEGGIDPTHVMWLHSPYDLGDEELTATQQPDQHRVAQRSGARTPLDVAIADTPGGFTYGAKRPAGDGKSLWRINQFIMPFYTMPPGGDQKQARAYIPVDDESCVKWQIKWFPSKEIKQASKETLRGGFAEEAYDAPTNAVPFGHIRTKAKKANDYLMNWELHQTRRFGIAGVNLQDVAVTENEGPTAILDRTRENLCAGDMTVIKARQMLLDAAQAWRERGANPPGAKDRSVYRVRGCAVVIPDGIDWVEGARATVTVPPE